A single window of Nicotiana sylvestris chromosome 5, ASM39365v2, whole genome shotgun sequence DNA harbors:
- the LOC104233286 gene encoding GCN5-related N-acetyltransferase 6, chloroplastic isoform X1 produces MSTMAFHSCGNFLTNSCSKMGSLSRHLSISASWTMSLDQNSSGIGKKEVSTEFHRYPVLQSQSETSYRSNLHFDRMQLPDEVLDQENRLEFGQFMAREAILDEEYWTAAWLRAESHWEDRQNDRYINNYKRKYAEQEFNALKRRCKAHIGQRCTCIVTVRNEEQNIRHTVLKSVVGTLDLMIGHLSQGEDFPGERVNAQVFCNTERRSSNRYGYIANLCVAKSARRQGIARNMLHFAIRSAKANGAEKVFVHVHTDNGPAQKLYQKVGFEVVEVANLKLSEEQPHLLLLTA; encoded by the exons ATGTCAACAATGGCTTTCCACAGTTGTGGTAATTTTCTCACAAATTCTTGCTCTAAAATGGGAAGTCTCTCCAGACATCTGAGTATTTCAGCTTCCTGGACAAT GTCACTGGATCAAAATTCCTCGGGCATAGGGAAGAAAGAAGTATCTACAGAATTCCATCGATATCCGGTTCTGCAGTCTCAGTCTGAGACAAGTTACAGATCAAATCTCCATTTTGATAGAATGCAGCTTCCAGATGAAGTGTTAGACCAGGAAAACAGGCTCGAATTTGGTCAGTTCATGGCACGTGAAGCCATTCTTGATGAAGAATATTGG ACAGCAGCATGGCTGAGAGCAGAGTCTCATTGGGAAGACCGCCAAAATGATCG ATACATCAATAACTATAAAAGGAAATATGCGGAGCAG GAGTTTAATGCTCTGAAAAGGAGATGTAAAGCACATATCGGGCAGAGATGTACTTGCATTGTTACG GTGAGAAATGAAGAACAGAATATCAGACATACAGTACTTAAGAGTGTTGTTGGGACTCTAGATTTGATGATTGGGCACTTGTCACAGGGAGAGGATTTTCCTGGG GAAAGGGTGAATGCGCAAGTTTTCTGCAACACTGAAAGAAGATCCTCCAACAGATATGGTTATATTGCAAATTTATGTGTTGCCAAATCTGCTCGAAGGCAGGGTATTGCAAGAAACATGTTACATTTTGCTATTAGATCCGCGAAAGCAAATG GTGCAGAAAAGGTGTTCGTGCATGTACATACAGACAACGGACCTGCACAAAAGCTGTATCAAAAGGTTGGCTTTGAG GTTGTTGAAGTGGCAAATCTTAAACTCTCAGAAGAGCAACCTCACTTGCTTTTACTCACAGCATGA
- the LOC104233286 gene encoding GCN5-related N-acetyltransferase 6, chloroplastic isoform X2 produces the protein MQLPDEVLDQENRLEFGQFMAREAILDEEYWTAAWLRAESHWEDRQNDRYINNYKRKYAEQEFNALKRRCKAHIGQRCTCIVTVRNEEQNIRHTVLKSVVGTLDLMIGHLSQGEDFPGERVNAQVFCNTERRSSNRYGYIANLCVAKSARRQGIARNMLHFAIRSAKANGAEKVFVHVHTDNGPAQKLYQKVGFEVVEVANLKLSEEQPHLLLLTA, from the exons ATGCAGCTTCCAGATGAAGTGTTAGACCAGGAAAACAGGCTCGAATTTGGTCAGTTCATGGCACGTGAAGCCATTCTTGATGAAGAATATTGG ACAGCAGCATGGCTGAGAGCAGAGTCTCATTGGGAAGACCGCCAAAATGATCG ATACATCAATAACTATAAAAGGAAATATGCGGAGCAG GAGTTTAATGCTCTGAAAAGGAGATGTAAAGCACATATCGGGCAGAGATGTACTTGCATTGTTACG GTGAGAAATGAAGAACAGAATATCAGACATACAGTACTTAAGAGTGTTGTTGGGACTCTAGATTTGATGATTGGGCACTTGTCACAGGGAGAGGATTTTCCTGGG GAAAGGGTGAATGCGCAAGTTTTCTGCAACACTGAAAGAAGATCCTCCAACAGATATGGTTATATTGCAAATTTATGTGTTGCCAAATCTGCTCGAAGGCAGGGTATTGCAAGAAACATGTTACATTTTGCTATTAGATCCGCGAAAGCAAATG GTGCAGAAAAGGTGTTCGTGCATGTACATACAGACAACGGACCTGCACAAAAGCTGTATCAAAAGGTTGGCTTTGAG GTTGTTGAAGTGGCAAATCTTAAACTCTCAGAAGAGCAACCTCACTTGCTTTTACTCACAGCATGA